The following nucleotide sequence is from Diorhabda sublineata isolate icDioSubl1.1 chromosome 11, icDioSubl1.1, whole genome shotgun sequence.
AtacatttttacattattaatatttatgtcatgattatgaCTGCCAGCGTGATCGACAATACTTGATTATCCAGCCCGTTCACATTCTAAATGAGCTATGTACTCTTTgaaccggacaataacggatctcttagtctgcccaatatacttcccgtcacaatcaccacaacTAATTTCATACATACCActcttccaaatttggtattttatccctgcacaaaaattgttttaatgtattattgGATTTATGAACCCACCGATTTAAAACTCACTCTGTTAAATATTCATTCCAATtcttttatacaaaaagaattgagaggtatcagagcaaatttttcttgttttccattttgggttttgaaaaaaagtggTTCACATAGAGAGATTCCTTCAGCCTATGACGATtaattaacctatttacaaGTCCAtaattgtaaataggttaattaATCGTCCTGTTCATACAAaaggattggaaggaatatttgacagagtgagttttaaattggtttataaatcgaagaatacattaaaacaattgttgggtaaATAAGGacaaaataccaaatttggtaacgagtggtatatatgaaattagctgtggtgattgtgacgggaagtatattgggcagactaagagatccgttattgtccggtttaaagggcacatagctcatttaaaatatgaactGTATCCAGAATGCAATGTGTAATGAATTTATGGATGCATCTGAAAGCATTAAAATTGCTTAATGTGAGAGTAGCTtgaatagggacaaagggccaattacTTACAGCCCACTCGATAGTTTAGTAGTTTTACTTCACCTTCAATGTATGGTGATCTCTTGGtgatcgaaacgcgcatcagacagtgtaattaagAATGTTGGTGTCGTGGTAGTgcaaacagtgtattcagtattaatatcatcaacggttctAGCAATTTCAACTTAATATTATTGGAATTCCATTGGCAATTccattattcaaattttttattgcaaagcGAGAAAACGACCAATTGCGCGTAATTTTCCAGAAATCTCTCCAGACCTATATTCAATCGCATGTGAGTTGCCAGACAGCTTTATAATGTTGTGCGTTATATTTCAAACATAAGTGTGCGTTAAGAATTACCGTCGTTTGAAATCGCTTTCGTAGCAACTCGATTGAACAAATTTAGAGACATTCTTATAGGGCCAGGGGAAAAAGAATTATGAGAATAAGAAAATGAAACCTTATGAAATTCACTACAATTAAGTCTTACAGGAGATAACCAAGAAAGCAGATTGtagtttaataaattaattggatagaatatcttttaaaataaaattgtattttaatttattctatatGTAATTCCTGTTAGATGAAGAAGAGATCACGCAGTAGTCACAGAAAGTTTGCGCagagataaataataatcagatAATCGGTCTTTCTTcgtaaaaagttatttcaataatGACATATAGCTGGAACtgtgaagaaattatcaaattatattgtCCTAGCAATAATTTCCCATcataaatatatcattattttctgATGACATAAGGTACCTTTCCCTCATTACAACCGCCTAGACCAAATGTAGTTATCTATATAAGGGCTGTCCAAATGGTCCAATGTgagtacattttattattaataaattaatgttatttagGCTCAAATTACGGTGCCGCAACACGACAGGTCGTAGAGCCTAAATTCTTGCATACGATCAAAATAGAGCGTAAGACATATTATGATGCCGCGATATGTATGCTTGTCTGAGAGCTATCGTAAGTTCAAGCGCAAGAATATCTGATCTGATCTGTTAGCTTCTCTTGCAGATCTCTCGCTTGCGGCTCGGTAATAGAGAGTCTTGTCTAGAATTTTTGTTGAGGTGACTgtgttataatattattaactcaatttcatattcattcgttaattaaaataaatattgaatatgagTGCTACTAATACCTCAAAAATCGAGAATTTCAAGATCGTTGGTCGatagattatttattatgtcTGAACAAGAATGGTAAAATACAGTGTTTGGAATGTTTACAAATCATAGCTGTGtgtaagaaatataaaaaaagtatcattCGGAGACGCGAGACTTAAAAATACcactaatgaaaaaaatggaaaaattgctTTAATCAGGAACcaaaattaacaagaaaatcTGTAGCTGCATAGTGTGAAGATAGTTTAGAAATAGTAAAGGAAAAGAAGCCATTTTTAGATGgagaattcattaaaaaatgtgtcATAAAATGGCTCAAGTATTTAATGACAACGAAATGGTAAGAAAATCTCAAACATTATCACTTTCTCACCAGACTATAAGCCGACATGTAAGCGAGAATAGCATGCATGTCACTAATAAATTAGAAAGCCTAATCAATAGTTGCTCCTATTTTTCCCTAGCATTTGGATGAAAGCACAAACGAAAAGTCAAATCTTATCTTCATAAGAACTGTAAATGAAAGCTATAATTATTCAGAAGAACTttgaaaattacaataattagcTGCCACATGGAACAAAAggtgaaaatatttacaaacaattGAAATGTGCAGTAGAGCAGTATGGCGGTGGTGGAGCTATGACGGGCGAAAATATTGGGCTCGCAATTCCAAAAGGACTAATAACCTATGTTATACTGTATTATCCATCAGTAGTGTTTATGTGGTTTATTCCTACAACTAAAGGACTCAATGGAGTAAGTTTGCagaattattcatttaattcacAACGGAAATCGTTCTCTAACAcactgaaaattgaaaacatttttggatGAATTGGAAATTGAGTATGGAAATTTGCTTTTACATAGTAACGTTCGTTGGTTAAGTACTAGAAAGTGCTTGAGGAGATTCTCGATACTTTGAAAAGAAGTTCATCTTTTTCTCAAAGGAAATTGCCGTCAGTGAAAATTTGACAGCAAATttagttgataaaaattttatttattcacttgATTTCCTACCCGacattacaaattatttaaaaatttctaataaatccTTGAAAGGACAAAATCAAAATGTATGTTGTCTTTATAAATTTGTTActagaaacaaattaaaattgtaaatagatCTATGAAGAAATGTAATATAGAATCGAATTTCTACTAAAATTGGATATGCTAATTACAGATTTCAATTAAAGATTTTCTCAATTTGACGATCTTAAGCCATCTATTGATTTGTTTTGTGATCGaatcaaaattgatataaactCCGTTGATCTTAAATagcaacaaatataaaaaaatgcaacaATTTTTTACATCTCGTGGAGTAACTGGaatggaaatattaaaatttttatataaagagaAATATCCAAATTTGAGAGATTTTGGACTTCAAACTGTTTCAATCTTCGGAATATTTGCGAGCGTGCTTCTTCcgatttgaaatatataatgtcaaaatataaaaacgaatattgATGTGGACACAAAATATATTGTTGCTAAGCAATTACGGCCACAACGTTCTCAttaatatattatgaattttttaaagttttgtttttagtataaataacttttttatcaatCTACTTAATCTGACTTATCATTTATGAACCTTATTGGCCCCCACAGTATTTGTAGAAAATATGGCCCTCGCGTAATGATAAGTTGGACAGCGCTGATCTAGGTGATGGATGTCGAAAAGTATTCACCATATCAGCGACTACTTTTTTCCTAACATAATGTACAACAGAGAGGTTTTTATTAGACCATGACGTTATCGTATACAAAAACATCCATTTTGAGGAGAAACACAGCaacaattaataacaaaataaaaactttaagTCTAATTTAATACGCTTTCCATTACCAATAATAGAATTTGAGTatgcaaaaatcaaatttgCATAACCATTTAGGCAAAGAGTATATTGTAAGGTAACCTAGAGattcaaaaaattcagaatCTTATATAATATGTAGGGTATGCCATCTAGAAATCCATTATGAATGTGTTAGTCGTTGGTGAAATGTTGATTTAGATCTAGTGGTTTCCCATTTTTTTACCGTTGATGTAAAAGCACATAAAGTTCCCAGTTCCCCTATATTTGACCTTTCATTTACCAAAATAAGAGACGAATATTCACCATCATGACAATACAATATTTCATACCGTTGCTCAAACAAAAGGAATTTGAAACTGTCGATAGGTCGAGTTATGGGTCATTCAACAAAATCTTGATCACTGTATGAGTACTATTTGTTTCCCCACGTCGAAAGAAAACTGTCTGGTTAAAGGTTCTCTAAACCAAAATAGCCGTTTCTGTTTTCAAAATACACATTTTGAAGCTACCTCAAACggatcaaaaaaaattgatcaatcttattagattttgtaaaaataatgtaaCCAGTGTTACATAAATACTGGTTTGTTCCTTTTTTAGATCAGGAATATGaatacgagggttactactGAAGCtttgatacaaataaaattagctttcaaaatattctaaattgaaataaatacatttttgaaagcgattgaaccaattgtcgaggcattttttccattcctatTTAGGTACGTTGAccttccaatttatttttgatctgtggaGTCCTTTGGCTACGTTATTACGTAATCGAAGATACTTTTTTTTACTGACTGACTGAAAATTCCAGAAACTCAGAATTGGTATAAAAGGAGAAAATTGACATgggatatatcaaaaatatatcaaaataagattaGTACATTTCAGTTAACAAGACACTTTCATCCTAGTACATTATTTCGACATCCTTGTACACGATATAGACATATCTCTATCTTTATGTCTCCATATatctattaaatgaaatttcagcAGACTACCTATTAGTAGATAtgagtatattaaataaatgatataaatgtCAACATTTCACAAGTATCACGTTAATATAAGAGGATTATTGATATTGGGctcatttttctctttcatCTCCTGTATCAATAACaacgattttattttaaaatttcgtaGTTGAGCTTCAGTTAGACTTTTCAAATCTGGTATTAAACTAAGAAGAAAATAGTGAATTGCAGTTTCATCGTCAATAACCCGTGgctttttatattcaaattcgtAAGATGGTGAATCTAGTTTCCTTTTCTTCCTACTTGGAGATGATTCTGTGGTAACATCAAGTAACTGATTATCGTCAATTAAAATTGATGGTAAGGGTGATAGAGCTTCTTCATATATTTCCTGTTCATCTGTATCATCTGGAATGGAATCTTGATTTTCAGAATAATCGTCAGGACATTCAACCTTCACAGATTCAATGGAATTCACAGTTTTCACGAATGGAAGAATAAAACGTAAGTGGTCGTGTAAGTAATAGggcctttttatttttgatgatcCTGGTGATGGCTTCAAACTCCTAACAAAAGCCGATCttatgtttttccatttttctttacATTCGTGTACTGGAacaaatagaataataatattaatatttaaattaaacttttcGGACCATCTTTATAAAACATATCAAGTACAAGAGAAAAAGGAAGATGATCGATGATCTAAATAAACACTATAGTTTTGTTATTACTTATAGAACTTGATTTGAACATTGATTTGACAATGTTTGATTTTTGCGCCCAATTGCGCTATTGTTGTAGAAAGAGAAGTAAAAGGGCGTGTGAGCAGAGTTTCTTGTATCGCACGTTGTGTGCGACAATTGGTGTTTGAATATTACAGAGAAATAACGTATCAATATGTGCAAAATGGCTACAAGAAATTGTAAACGAGACGCTGACTCATTTCGTTTTATTTGCGgtgaatttattagaataagAGAGAAAATTTAAGTACAAATTCAAAGATTTGCAAGGCATATCAAGCTTACTTCAATCCACCAGTcaaaaataaagacaaaaaaaggCCTTCACATGTATCATATAACTCCTGCAGATACAATCTTGACGGTAAGTAAGgtcattttctcttttttattctaaaaactaTCTTATAATAACGTGAACTAGGTTTACGTTATGTTACGTTCTATTGTTAGTTGGTACcgattgttatttttgtattgtgaATCCATTCAGATGTAGAAATACGTACAACGTATCCTGACCTACCATCCACATCTGCTTCAATATcatatacagaagaaaatccTGTACCTGCTCCGCCATTGTTGGAAAAGCAGCACAAGGTTAGGAAGTTCATCTGTATCCGCACATTCTAATTTCGTTTTTGAATCTAAAGCAAAAATGCCACACCTCATCAATTCTCAAGATCCCAATGACTTAATAAGAGTTTTAAATCTTCCAAAAAGTAAAGCCGAGTTACTGTTCTGATCTTCAAATATCCCGtcatgaagaatttttttattgctacAGTAAGGAAGATGGTCTCTGTTTTTGCCATGACATAAAGGTCTATTTGAAGAAATTAGTATTCCATGTCATACATCTGGATGACGTTTTTCAATTGTCAGTTCCACTAAAAATCTAACAGCTGTTCTATTACATAATGAGAACAAATTTCCATAGATTCCATTTGCACATTCCGTGATCTCAAAGAAAATTACGACAATATTAAAATGCTATTAACTCAATTCAATATATTGAATACAAGTGGGAAGTTATTGGTAATTTTAAGATGGTGTGTTTTTTGACTGGAATGCAAGGTGTTTATATTAAACACTTCTGTTATCTATGCCTGTGGGATAGTAGAAATGATGCCGATCACTACCGACAAAAACATTGGCCTGCACGTACTGAGCACGAAGTAGGAAAATACAATGTTAAAAGGGAGCAATTGTCGATCTAGATCAATGCCACCATTGCATATTAAATTGggttttattaaacaatttgtaAAGGCTCTTAATCATGAGTCTACAgctttcaaacattttaaaaagtttttttccaaaGCTCTCAGGGAAGAAAATTGAATCCTTATTTGCACtcaaagaaaaacaatgaattgtaatatttttgtagaGTAGCTCagcaataaagaaaaaaaatcctgGATCAGTTTTAAGGTAGTAATTCATGGTTTCCTTGGAAACCATAGAGCTGAAAAAAGAGCTGATCAATGACATGATCACGAATTTTTCTATCATGGGATTTAGAATGTCTCTAAAAAAGCATATGTTATATTCTCATCTAGATAAATTTGAAGGTTGTATGGAAGCTTATTCAGAAGAACAAAAGGAACGCTTCCATCAAGACAGTGGCATTTGAGAGACGTTACCAAGGCCAGTAAACTGATAGCGTGATGGGAGACTATATTTGAGGGTTAATTAGAAAAGAGAAAAACCGAACATGacagaaaaagtagaaaaaatttcttaactccattttaaaactattgatttttgatatgttttaataaatgatCTCTTTGTGTACTATGTTCCTTTATTGATTTTATactcataaaaacaaattcagaagtattttttgttctaatttttagttatagatataaaagcaataaaaataaatgttgtagTAGACCGGTGTATTCTTGTTGACAGGTGATTTAGGAATTTGGTATATAAACCTAgctgtttattcaaaataacttttaccAATATATCTTTTCATATTTGTCACATAAAAGATATTTacctgaaaatatgtttttttttaatttgaaaggcatacaaaataaaaattgaaataaataactcTTTATATCTCACAAGAGTCTCGCTTAAccaggaaaatattttatgtaacatCTAATTTAGTTAATTATATTCTGCGAAATACTCTTCTCAAATATCGCCCCTCATTTCTTTATGTTAATTTGTCGTATTCTTCAAATTCAGAAAAACCTCCAATTACCACTCCCAATTAGAGTCTTCAAGCCGAGAATTTCTAAAGAGCTTATCTAGAGTTGTAAACCGGATTGTCTTTCTCAATAGTTTGTCCTTCATTCAGCCAAGTTTTATCTAGATCTAGAATATTTTCCATCACTTGTCAGTTTTTATATTCCTCTAACATATTGTGTTttaatgtaagtattttttcaatttcaataaataattacaatttatgataattttcttcagaatgtctctttatggcgaacagTTTTCTTTGcctgtacaacgatctaaaaatctacagaGCTCCTAAGccacaaattttatataaagttaaaGAAAGGTACttctttgttgaaaaatcggttgaaaaattaatttttgctatgtttagattgtacaggttgtccctgtaaataTTACGGGCTTGGCACCcgctggccttcagatagtcaGATTGGAACTTTATAAtgttcaaatgtgaaatttataaaatatacttaaatataagttctgatttcgcagcttagaggcctataactcagaaatgagGGATCATATGAGAGAATTTTtgatgtcacagcattattttcacatcataAACTCACTCCGGATTTATTTGTATTAAGTCTCGAAAACCCTGCATACATAGAAAATAAACTGTAGATAAGGAGAAGTTTCTGATATCTAACTGTGTGCACATTCAAGTGAGCAAAACATTGGCATATTTCACATTAAATCGTCATTTGACTGCGAGTTTTAAGCAATTATTCTTAACAAAAACACAAGGTAGAGTAAAATAACGGATGAGAATGACCTTACAGTCCCAGTAAATCTTCCAATTAAACAAGCTATCCCAATTTCTAAGCAGAAGTACAATGACTTTTCATTCTTTTCCCTTTTTTTCGTAGGTTTTTTCATGGCTCTGATAAGATCTTTCCAAAAACCAATATCAAAAGCCAAGACTATCATTTGATAATTGAAACAATGTTCTCTATTACAGTGCAAAAactttaactttgaattttcaacaattatcaATGTACTGATATTTATGGTATATTACTTATTTAAAGTTTTCTTCTGTCTGCCTGTTTGTCATGACTCCAtgtcttatttattattatacctaAAACTATATTAAGAATTAAAAAGATGGACAAATAGTGAAAAgtctttttaaacaaaaataataatacatccAGTCCATAAAACATCGTTCATGTCCAGAGAATTATACAACACTATAGGATTTATACTTTCGATTCTTATTAATTCTAACAAAAATGTGAGAAGCTTTCATTTCTTCggttaaattcaaattaaaaaagagataaaatttttgataatgtaATTGAAAACGACTACacatacaaaacaataaatgtaaatgtcaaaaaattaatagttacACAAGAATTTCCTGGAAATCAATGTTAAAACGGTGTTGTTGTACCAAATACGAGGTAGGTAGCTCCAACACTTTTCCCCAAAATCAAGACTCCAATAGTTTTCCTATTGGGTTGATGATGTCTTGAAACGTGTCCCAGCTTGATTTGCTCATTCATGACGTTTTTCCGTATGAAGTGGAAGCTTACCTATATTTGCTTAGTCCGACGATGAAACTCTGGGTACCAGATTAGTCATATAGTACTCATATTGTGAAAAAGCAACGTTGGTAACCGAGACAGGCTTGTTACTTCGTTCAGCAGCCTACTCATCCACACAACTTCCTTCGCGCCTTCATTTGCAGCCACATACTCAGCTTCAGTTGCGATCAATACCACGATTGGTTTCTTGCCATGTAATGGCAGCTCCACTACAAGTAGATTCAGATCTAAATCTTGAGCGTCGTGTCTCAGGTTCTTTGGCATAATCGGACTCAGTAAAGCACTTTAATTCCAAGGCTACACCTCCTCAGTGCAACAGACCATAATGTGAAATCCCCTTTAAATATTTGAGGATCCTTTTCACGCCAGATTTCTTTGGGCGATCCAACACCTCTGAAACTATACTAACAGCATATAAGTATTGACGAATAGTCATAGTCAGAGCAGGCTCCAACAGCTTGTATATAGGGTACGCTCTTCTCCAATGGTGGTCTATTCTTGTCACGAATCCACTTTTCAATCGGTGAAAGATTTGAATCTGTCATGTTGAAGCTTCTTAAGATGCGTTTGGTGTAAGCCTCTTGGTGCAATTATATGAAACCATCAGTTTTGACTTCTATTTGCATTCCAAGAAACATATCCAAACGTATCCAGTtcttaattttaacaaaaaactggTCTCTCTCAAGTCTATCCCCAACCAGAATCTCATCATCAACGTAGATGGCAACCATCAGTTTTCGACCATTGGAGCACTTCTTAACGAAAAGACAGGAATCTGCCACTTGTCACACATCCTCTTCAAGTTTACCATACAGAAAAGCAGTTTGCATATCAAACTGAACCAAATAGTACTTTTCAGCAGCAGCCAGATTCAACAGAGCTCTCACTGTTTCAAATCGAGGAACTGGACCGAAGTTTTGCTCAAAATacacacctaacctaaccctcTTCCTGGGTGGACCTCTTTGCAACCAAACGGGCTTCATATCTGTCGATCGATTATCAAGAATGGCTTGTTTCCATAAATCGCATTCATCTGACTCAAGCGCTTCTTTTACAGTGATGTCCCTTTCTGCAATAAGCACATAATTATTAAAAAGGTATGATGGCTACAGCCTGGTGCAGCTACTCCTGTGAAGCTGACGTGACTGTTCGACAGGAAATTTACCGTCGTCATTCCTTGCTTTAACCTGATCAACTCCAGTTTCCGAAATAGAAATTCAGGTTCCAGCTGAAGAATTTCCTTCGGAGGGTAATGCAGACACATTGGATTTCTGGCAGGGCACGTCTTCTACCACATGCTCAACATTAAAAGACTTGAGTAACTTGATCAAGGgagtttttctttcaaaaataacatCACTAGATATTATGATTGAATCTTTCTCAAAGCAAAAGAAACGATAACCGTTGGGATCACCAGTATAGCCCACAAAAAGGCATGGTTTTCTTGTCCATTTTTCGCCACTTATCCTTAGGCACATGTGCGAAACATTCAGGTCCAAAAATCTTGGAATATTCTTTTTTGGAGGTGGGCATTGCACCCAAATTTCAATGGGCGACTTGCACTGTCCAGTCCTGTTAAAAAAAACCTGCATTGTTCACCGCTTCCACCCAAAGATGGATTGGCAAATTCTTTGAAGGAATCATAGACCGCGCAGCTTCTATAAGCATGCGGTTTTCTTGTTCCGATGCCCCATTATGTTGAGTGGTATATGGAGTGGTTGTTTGCGTTCTTATTCCATTCTCATTCATCAGCTTTTGAACACTGGCATTCTTGAACTCACCGTCCCCACCATAAGAATGttctttaacaaaataaccTGCATTTTTTGCTACATTGATGAATGTAGCCAAGTGCAAGCAGCCACCTCGGACTTCTGTTGAAGGAAAAATACCCGGCAAAATTTGGAGACATCATCCTTCAAGCAAAGAAAGTAAAGAGACCCCTCAATTGAGTCATCCTGAAAGGGTTCACACACATGTGTATGAAACCATTCCTGTACATACAGCCTTCATTTCCTTACATTTTACTTCCAGTCAACCGCGTTTGCTTGTCTTTGGTTACCCTACAGCCAAACTTATTGGCATAGCATTGGTAGCTCCGTCCTAACAAGCGACTAACAGAAAACAAGTTCTGGTTCACATTAGCCACATACCATACATCTTTCAGGTGGTTTGTTTCccattttccatttattttaatatccaCATATATGTCTCACTGCTAGTATGCTTGGATAACATCATGGTTATCAACCTGGATGTACCTAGGTGACTGAAAGTAATTGAAGGAAtcgaaatattctttcaaattcGTCATATGCTGGGTTGCCCCAGTGTCAGCCACCCAGCTCAGAGAAGGTCACTTGTTTTCACTTGGATGTTCGTTGTTGGGAGAAGTTTTCTCACCGCTTACACCACCACCATTATTCTGTGATGCATGTGAAGTTTCATTGCCACTCCCTTCAGCGACATTTTGGCAAGAAGTGCTACTTCATCGGCAGTCGCATTTCAATTAGTCTCAAATGTTCCGTTAACCTATTGAAGGTTCTATCTTGAATAGGAACACTCTCCCAGACACTTTTAAATTCAAAGTAGGGAGGAGAAAGAGTTGACATGATCTTCCTCTTCAATTCGACATTGAGCTCATTGAAATCATGATGAAGGCGGGCAATATGATTGACAATTCCATCCTGAGCATTCATGATTCCATGAGATAAGAAAGATTTCAGAAGTCTATTATTTAATCTCTGACTTGAATTCAGCTCATACACAGAACTCAACTTGGCCCAAATATCCTTGGCCGTTTCACAGGAAGACGTGAGTTCCTCATTGGTAGCGTTCCCAGTATTCACCAAGAAGAGCCGAGAAAGCGATACCTTGGTTTCGAATTCATCCTTATTGGAACCATCAGCAACCAATGTCAACTTACCATTCACAATATCCATAACCTTTTGTTGCTCCACCAGTAAGGTGATTTGCCTTTTCCAACGAGACTTGTTGATTTGATCCTCCAGTTTCTCAACTATCATACAGTCACACAGCAGTTCAAAAAACAAACTTGATTAAGGCACGTATTCAACTCCTACAGTTGGCGTAAATCTGGGCTCATAACCTCTTGggttaaatttaaattaaaaaaagggaTAGAACTtttgacaaaataattgaaaacgacgacatacaaaacaataaacatcaatgtcaaaaaaataaatagttgcAGAAACGTTTCCTTGAAATCAATTTTCTAGCGGTAAGTCAATTGTTGTTGTCTTATGTTTAACCACGTACGAGGTAGCTCTATCATCATTAAACTGGTTCTATAACTAACGAAGAAACAAATTTCATTAGATCAACAATATGGAAAACTAACTGACCCGGCGAATTTCATACCGCGTTACGATCGACTCTTTAGTTTGTTTTAACACCAATTGACCATGTGAGAAACATGggtttttctatattaataccacaaatatttaataaagcaAAATGTACTGCAGTCATTTAAACTCAAATGGTACGTCAGTCGGAATCATTGGGATGCGGGGTATCAAAATGTCTTCTCCTTGCAATAAGATTGCTTTTACTACGtaattaagtaattttttatcactAATCGTGTGTCGTTAGTAGAATATTGGTAAACTAAGTTCATAGGTTCAAATAGCAACACAGCTGCAGGCATTGTGATCATTTGATATATCGAAACAGAAAGCAGCTCGATTCAAACTTGCGTCATTATTAGTCGCTCTTCACGGGTCTGTCTTACTTGAATTTTTTCACGTTCATTGTGATCTTCATGTTTCTAGGTAGA
It contains:
- the LOC130450268 gene encoding uncharacterized protein LOC130450268, with amino-acid sequence MPRMCCVDGCSTREGTNISLFHCPKDEIRCQRWKQALGFVNSHIYANMTPEQFSYKLRVCELHFPEGSFIKNNCRKNLQYNAVPSLNLMKNNMAPVLTTDVSTQTNIQEVMTNGQNVHECKEKWKNIRSAFVRSLKPSPGSSKIKRPYYLHDHLRFILPFVKTVNSIESVKVECPDDYSENQDSIPDDTDEQEIYEEALSPLPSILIDDNQLLDVTTESSPSRKKRKLDSPSYEFEYKKPRVIDDETAIHYFLLSLIPDLKSLTEAQLRNFKIKSLLLIQEMKEKNEPNINNPLILT